Proteins encoded in a region of the uncultured Paludibaculum sp. genome:
- a CDS encoding PEP-CTERM sorting domain-containing protein (PEP-CTERM proteins occur, often in large numbers, in the proteomes of bacteria that also encode an exosortase, a predicted intramembrane cysteine proteinase. The presence of a PEP-CTERM domain at a protein's C-terminus predicts cleavage within the sorting domain, followed by covalent anchoring to some some component of the (usually Gram-negative) cell surface. Many PEP-CTERM proteins exhibit an unusual sequence composition that includes large numbers of potential glycosylation sites. Expression of one such protein has been shown restore the ability of a bacterium to form floc, a type of biofilm.), whose product MTAYTSAPNNQFTVELRDGATTPGAVLESYSVTLAGFSLVDLTSSLHPVLNAGTGYWVAVITPSAGGAWGWGGVDRPIGTVDVIGIEGGAWSPFIVPPVYVPGLEVSGTAVPEPATSGAFFALVVILFLNRRAARNDPA is encoded by the coding sequence ATGACCGCCTACACGAGCGCCCCGAACAATCAATTCACAGTAGAACTTCGTGACGGAGCGACCACGCCGGGTGCGGTCCTTGAGAGCTATTCGGTCACGCTCGCTGGCTTCTCGTTGGTGGACCTCACCTCCAGCCTGCATCCCGTTCTGAATGCGGGCACGGGTTACTGGGTTGCGGTCATTACGCCGAGCGCTGGTGGAGCGTGGGGGTGGGGTGGCGTCGACCGCCCTATTGGAACAGTGGATGTGATCGGGATCGAGGGTGGGGCTTGGAGTCCATTTATTGTGCCGCCCGTGTATGTTCCGGGTCTTGAGGTAAGCGGAACGGCTGTGCCCGAGCCAGCGACTTCCGGCGCCTTTTTTGCCCTGGTCGTCATCCTGTTCCTCAACCGTCGTGCGGCTCGAAACGATCCTGCATGA